Proteins from a genomic interval of Trifolium pratense cultivar HEN17-A07 linkage group LG6, ARS_RC_1.1, whole genome shotgun sequence:
- the LOC123889958 gene encoding uncharacterized protein LOC123889958, translated as MAQESQQQQQVDPNKNEVIRLERESVIPILKPRLIMTLANLIEHSSDRAEFLKLSKRVEYTIRAWYLLQFEDLMQLYSLFDPVHGAQKLQQQNLASDEVDVLEQNFLTYLFQVMEKSNFKIVTEDEIEVAHSGQYLLNLPISVDESKLDKTLLKKYFEQHHHDNLPDFSDKYVIFRRGIGIDRTTDYFVMEKVDMLIGRFWAYLLRVTRLGKLLSRKPKPNKKDSSGNEMIREATGDDLFVERIRLESMQLSSRNLLGKTLIQEPTFDRIIVVYRRASTKSKKERGIFVKHFKNIPMADMEIVLPEKKNPGLTPMDWVKFLISAVVGLVAVFSSLEMPSADWWVIFAVLSTVVGYIVKTYFTFQQNLAQYQNLITQSMYDKQLDSGKGTLLHLCDDVIQQEVKEVILSFFILMEQGKATRQDLDHWCEELIKEEFGEECDFDVDDAVNKLEKLGIVSRDSIGRYQCVGLKRANEIIGTTTEELVLKARQGNLTT; from the exons ATGGCACAAgaatcacaacaacaacaacaagtgGATCCGAATAAGAATGAAGTTATTCGTTTAGAGCGTGAATCTGTTATTCCAATTCTCAAACCTAGACTCATCATGACATTGGCAAATCTTATTG AACATAGTTCCGACCGAGCTGAGTTTTTGAAGCTCTCAAAGAGGGTAGAGTACACAATTCGAGCATGGTATCTTCTACAATTTGAGGATTTGATG CAACTCTACTCTCTCTTTGATCCTGTGCATGGGGCACAAAAGTTGCAACAGCAGAATCTAGCTTCTGATGAAGTTGATGTACTTGAACAGAATTTCTTGACGTACTTATTTCAG GTAATGGAAAAGAGCAACTTCAAGATAGTGACTGAGGATGAGATCGAGGTTGCACATTCAGGCCAGTATCTTCTAAATCTCCCCATTTCTGTTGATGAATCTAAG CTTGACAAGACActtttgaagaaatattttgaGCAGCATCATCATGATAACCTTCCAGATTTCTCTGATAAG TATGTTATCTTTCGGCGTGGCATCGGAATTGATCGAACAACTGATTACTTTGTCATGGAGAAAGTGGACATGCTCATTGGACGATTTTGGGCTTATCTGTTAAGAGTAACTAG GTTGGGAAAGCTTTTATCAAGAAAGCCAAAGCCTAATAAGAAGGACTCAAGTGGCAATGAAATGATCCGTGAAGCAACTGGGGATGACTTATTTGTAGAACGGATACGTCTTGAAAGCATGCAACTAAG CTCCCGTAATTTACTCGGCAAGACCTTGATCCAAGAACCAACATTTGATAGGATAATTGTTGTCTACAG GAGAGCCAGTACAAAATCTAAAAAAGAACGAGGAATATTCGTGAAgcattttaaaaacattccAATGGCTGATATGGAAATAGTTCTT CCAGAAAAGAAAAACCCTGGATTAACTCCAATGGATTGGGTCAAGTTTCTTATATCAGCAGTTGTTGGACTG GTTGCTGTATTTAGTTCACTTGAAATGCCTTCGGCTGATTGGTGGGTCATATTTGCTGTTCTTTCCACAGTAGTTGGTTATATTGTCAAGACATATTTCAC GTTCCAACAAAACTTGGCTCAATACCAAAATTTGATTACACAATCGATGTATGACAAACAATTGGACAGCGGAAAGGGTACACTTCTCCATTTGTGTGATGATGTCATTCAGCAAGAA GTCAAAGAGGTGATACTTTCGTTCTTTATTCTAATGGAACAGGGTAAAGCTACAAGACAG GATCTGGATCACTGGTGCGAGGAACTAATCAAAGAAGAGTTTGGGGAGGAATGTGATTTTGATGTGGATGATGCAGTTAATAAATTAGAGAAATTGGGTATCGTCAGTCGG GATTCTATTGGTCGATATCAATGTGTGGGACTAAAACGGGCTAATGAGATCATTGGCACCACGACCGAAGAGCTTGTGCTCAAGGCAAGACAGGGAAACCTCACTACTTGA